From a single Oreochromis niloticus isolate F11D_XX linkage group LG3, O_niloticus_UMD_NMBU, whole genome shotgun sequence genomic region:
- the LOC102083308 gene encoding DELTA-sagatoxin-Srs1a-like translates to MGARQSAIHITNKTEGYTLRNPSLHLVSGLCQIPLPTKLEPSESGNALFSKIGGTACGSVGVFTYDLYNPARDRADKKIAVMFSVPFDYGRYSNWFAVGGFDRETNCDNDLYHKMYYSDERGFVRGKADGHDLKHRDDDVVVTLGMTNSSVATLKVGVHNREQI, encoded by the exons ATGGGTGCTCGACAGTCCGCCATTCATATTACCAACAAGACTGAGGGCTACACCCTTCGTAACCCCAG TCTGCATCTTGTTAGCGGACTCTGCCAGATTCCTTTGCCAACAAAACTTGAGCCTTCTGAATCTGGCAATGCTCTGTTCTCTAAGATTGGTGGCACAGCGTGTGGATCTGTTGGAGTCTTCACCTACGATCTCTACAATCCAGCTAGAGACAGAGCTGATAAGAAAATAGCCGTCATGTTCTCTGTTCCTTTTGACTACGGCCGGTACTCTAACTGGTTTGCAGTCGGAGGTTTTGACAgggaaacaaactgtgacaatGATCTTTATCACAAGATGTATTACAGTGATGAGAGAGGGTTTGTTAGAGGAAAAGCTGATGGTCATGATCTGAAACACAGAgatgatgatgttgttgttacATTGGGCATGACAAACTCCAGCGTTGCAACACTGAAAGTTGGTGTACACAACAGGGAGCAAATCTAA